The proteins below are encoded in one region of Passer domesticus isolate bPasDom1 chromosome 22, bPasDom1.hap1, whole genome shotgun sequence:
- the UBIAD1 gene encoding ubiA prenyltransferase domain-containing protein 1, translated as MAPADVVQKISISAESPRGSGSESSGAALAGVEGAAAGSWRHKCAAYVLALRPWSFSASLTPVALGSALAYRAEGALDPGLLVGSAVTVLAVHGAGNLVNTYYDFSKGIDHKKSDDRTLVDQILEPQDVVRFGVFLYTVGCICAAGLYAVSTLKLEHLALIYFGGLSSSFLYTGGIGFKYVALGDVVILITFGPLAVMFAHAVQVGYLSLSPLLYAVPLALSTEAILHSNNTRDMESDRQAGIVTLAILIGPTFSYILYTVLLFLPYLIFCVLATRYTISMALPLLTIPMAFSLERQFRCQNFHKIPQRTAKLNLLLGLFYVCGITLAPAGALPKL; from the exons ATGGCACCGGCGGACGTGGTGCAGAAGATCAGTATCAGCGCCGAGAGCCCCCGCGGGAGCGGCAGCGAGAGCAGCGGCGCGGCGTTGGCGGGCGTTGAGGGGGCCGCCGCCGGCAGCTGGAGACACAAGTGCGCGGCCTATGTGCTGGCGCTCCGGCCCTGGAGCTTCAGCGCCTCGCTGACCCCCGTGGCGCTGGGCAGCGCGCTGGCCTACCGGGCCGAGGGAGCGCTGGACCCGGGGCTGCTGGTGGGGAGCGCCGTGACCGTGCTGGCTGTGCACGGGGCCGGCAACCTGGTGAACACCTACTATGACTTTTCCAAAGGCATCGATCACAAGAAGAGTGATGACAGGACGTTGGTGGACCAGATTTTGGAGCCGCAGGATGTAGTCCGGTTTGGAGTCTTTCTCTACACGGTGGGCTGTATCTGTGCTGCCGGGCTCTACGCTGTCTCCACCCTCAAGCTGGAGCACCTGGCCCTGATTTACTTTGGAGGActttccagctccttcctttaTACCGGAG GGATTGGATTTAAATACGTCGCGCTCGGCGACGTGGTGATCCTGATCACCTTTGGGCCCCTGGCTGTCATGTTTGCCCACGCAGTGCAGGTTGGGtacctgtccctgtcacccctgcTCTACGCCGTCCCTCTGGCCCTCAGCACTGAGGCCATCCTGCACAGCAACAACACGCGGGACATGGAGTCGGACCGGCAGGCGGGAATTGTCACCCTGGCCATCCTCATCGGCCCCACCTTCTCCTACATCCTCTACACTGTGCTGCTCTTCTTGCCCTACCTGATTTTCTGTGTGCTGGCCACACGCTACACCATCAGCATGGCGCTGCCGCTGCTCACCATCCCCATGGCATTTTCACTGGAAAGGCAGTTCCGCTGCCAGAACTTCCACAAAATTCCTCAGCGGACAGCCAAGCTCAATCTGCTGCTGGGCCTTTTCTATGTTTGTGGCATTACATTGGCACCAGCTGGTGCTCTGCCCAAGCTGTGA